One region of Salvia miltiorrhiza cultivar Shanhuang (shh) chromosome 3, IMPLAD_Smil_shh, whole genome shotgun sequence genomic DNA includes:
- the LOC131016435 gene encoding probable protein phosphatase 2C 65 has product MGACCSCHRVSRFEGSSVEEEAKPRDIIDDDNIVLTGEGGARVRLQGSSKYVAMHTQQGKKGYNQDAMTVWENFSGEKDAVLCSIFDGHGPNGHMVSRYVRDYLPAKVTKHYEQSTSYKMDQDCDLNDESNPYFMFWKDRMVRCFHEMDEELESDAPVDSYSSGTTSVTVLKKGRDLVVANLGDSRAVLCTRDSNNEIVAQQLTVDLKPNLPAEKARITSRRGRVLPMKEEPNVHRIWMPDQDCPGLAMARAFGDFCLKDYGLISTPEVTYRRLTDRDEFVVLATDGIWDVLSNSDVIKIVASARKRSMAAKMLIDEAQRAWRYKFPCAKTDDCAAICLFFKRPRPLLTKSISQVTQLSINYKEPHVGNAHDHELETVLNCDMNEDAEKGGDNNRQRRRRPSRKIEFVGQ; this is encoded by the exons ATGGGTGCCTGCTGCTCGTGCCATCGAGTTAGCAGATTCGAAGGCTCCTCCGTCGAGGAAGAAGCCAAGCCTCGTGACATCATCGATGACGATAACATCGTCTTAACCGGCGAGGGCGGCGCTCGTGTCCGCCTTCAGGGTTCCTCTAAATACGTCGCCATGCACACCCAGCAAGGCAAGAAGGGCTACAATCAAGATGCCATGACCGTTTGGGAG AATTTTTCAGGTGAAAAGGACGCCGTCCTATGCTCCATTTTTGACGGCCACGGCCCTAACGGCCACATGGTTTCGCGCTACGTCCGCGATTATCTGCCGGCCAAAGTCACCAAACATTACGAGCAATCAACGTCTTACAAGATGGATCAAGATTGCGATCTCAACGATGAATCCAACCCATATTTCATGTTCTGGAAAGATAGAATGGTGAGGTGCTTCCATGAAATGGACGAGGAGCTCGAGTCAGATGCTCCTGTTGATAGCTATTCCAGCGGCACCACATCAGTGACGGTTCTTAAAAAG GGTCGGGACTTGGTGGTTGCAAACTTAGGCGACTCGCGCGCCGTCCTCTGCACAAGGGATTCCAACAATGAAATTGTTGCTCAACAACTCACAGTTGATCTCAAACCTAATCTTCCAG CTGAAAAGGCTCGAATAACAAGCCGTAGAGGCAGAGTTTTGCCAATGAAGGAAGAGCCAAATGTGCACAGAATATGGATGCCTGATCAAGATTGCCCTGGGCTGGCCATGGCCAGAGCTTTCGGAGATTTTTGCTTAAAAGACTATGGCCTCATCTCCACCCCCGAAGTCACCTACCGTAGGCTCACCGACCGCGACGAGTTTGTCGTCTTGGCCACTGACGGG ATATGGGACGTGCTATCAAACTCGGACGTGATCAAGATCGTGGCGTCGGCGAGAAAGCGGTCGATGGCGGCTAAAATGCTGATCGACGAAGCGCAGAGGGCGTGGCGGTACAAGTTCCCGTGCGCCAAAACGGACGACTGCGCCGCCATCTGCTTGTTCTTCAAGCGGCCGCGGCCGCTGCTTACAAAGTCTATATCGCAAGTGACTCAACTGAGCATCAACTACAAAGAGCCGCACGTGGGCAACGCTCACGACCACGAACTGGAGACGGTGCTGAACTGCGACATGAACGAGGATGCGGAGAAAGGCGGCGATAATAATCGGCAGAGGAGGAGAAGGCCGTCCAGGAAAATTGAGTTCGTTGGGCAGTGA